One segment of Neobacillus endophyticus DNA contains the following:
- a CDS encoding small, acid-soluble spore protein, alpha/beta type — MGRRRGIMSSQFKEELAKDLGFYNVVQKEGWGGIRSRDAGNMVKRAVELAEAQLANRGRQYPQS; from the coding sequence ATGGGGAGAAGAAGAGGGATTATGTCAAGTCAGTTCAAAGAAGAACTTGCTAAGGATTTAGGATTCTATAATGTTGTTCAAAAGGAAGGATGGGGCGGCATTCGTTCACGGGATGCAGGCAATATGGTAAAACGTGCGGTTGAACTCGCTGAAGCCCAGTTGGCAAATCGTGGCCGACAGTATCCTCAGTCATAA
- the purR gene encoding pur operon repressor, with the protein MKFRRSERLIDMTNYLLDHPRQLVPLTFFAERYDSAKSSISEDLAIVKETFEQRGIGTLQTVPGAAGGVKFFVKVSQEKAEPFVNELCDVMADPDRLLPGGYLYLTDILGNPQIVQKAGRVIASAYADTEIDVVMTVATKGIPLAYAVASQLNVPVVIVRKDSKVTEGPTVSINYVSGSAKRIQTMLLSKRSIKEGSKVLIVDDFMKAGGTVMGMISMLEEFNASVAGISVLVEAEKTQERLVNEYISLVKLSDVDEKEKMINVHAGNYLIP; encoded by the coding sequence ATGAAGTTTCGCCGCAGTGAACGTTTGATTGATATGACAAATTATTTACTGGACCATCCTCGCCAGTTAGTGCCGCTTACGTTTTTTGCAGAACGGTACGATTCAGCGAAATCTTCCATTAGTGAGGATTTGGCTATTGTCAAGGAGACCTTCGAGCAAAGAGGAATTGGCACATTGCAAACGGTACCTGGAGCGGCCGGTGGTGTCAAATTTTTTGTGAAGGTGAGTCAAGAAAAAGCAGAGCCTTTTGTGAACGAGCTTTGTGATGTAATGGCTGACCCGGACAGGCTTTTGCCTGGCGGATATTTATATTTAACAGATATTTTGGGAAACCCGCAGATTGTGCAAAAGGCAGGAAGAGTCATCGCTTCAGCATATGCCGATACGGAAATTGATGTGGTAATGACAGTGGCAACAAAAGGGATCCCCCTTGCGTATGCGGTTGCCAGCCAGTTAAATGTCCCAGTTGTGATTGTTCGGAAAGACAGTAAGGTAACAGAAGGGCCTACAGTCAGTATTAACTATGTATCGGGTTCAGCAAAACGAATTCAGACCATGCTGCTGTCGAAACGGAGCATCAAGGAAGGCTCAAAGGTCTTAATTGTTGATGACTTTATGAAGGCTGGCGGCACGGTAATGGGCATGATTAGTATGCTGGAGGAATTCAATGCAAGTGTTGCCGGCATCTCCGTTTTAGTTGAGGCTGAAAAAACCCAGGAACGGCTGGTTAATGAATATATTTCGCTTGTTAAGCTGTCTGATGTCGATGAAAAAGAAAAAATGATTAATGTTCATGCGGGAAATTATTTAATTCCATAG
- the ispE gene encoding 4-(cytidine 5'-diphospho)-2-C-methyl-D-erythritol kinase — MKLLVKAPAKINLALDVLHKRPDGYHEVEMIMTTIDLADRVELTLLNQDRIHILSHNRYVPDDQRNLAYQAAQLLKSRFDVKKGVLISIEKTIPVAAGLAGGSSDAAATLRGLNKLWGLGLTLDELAEIGSEIGSDVSFCVYGGTALAKGRGEIITELPAPPTCWVILAKPFIGVSTAEVYRRLDLNEISHPNIPGMIAAINEHDYANVCRNVGNVLEDVTLKAYPVVAQIKEQMKRFGADAVLMSGSGPTVFGIVQHDSRMHRIYNGLRGFCDQVFAVRMLGERHTLD; from the coding sequence TTGAAGCTTTTAGTCAAGGCACCGGCTAAAATTAATTTGGCATTAGATGTTTTACATAAACGTCCTGATGGATATCATGAGGTTGAAATGATTATGACCACGATTGATTTAGCCGATCGGGTAGAATTAACATTATTAAATCAGGATCGAATACATATTCTTTCCCACAATCGCTATGTCCCTGATGACCAGCGCAATTTAGCATATCAGGCAGCACAGTTATTAAAAAGTCGTTTCGATGTTAAAAAGGGTGTTTTGATTTCTATTGAGAAAACGATTCCCGTTGCCGCAGGTCTTGCAGGCGGTTCAAGTGATGCAGCGGCCACGTTAAGAGGCTTAAATAAATTATGGGGACTGGGCCTAACTTTAGATGAGTTAGCCGAAATTGGAAGTGAAATTGGCTCAGATGTATCTTTTTGTGTATATGGCGGTACGGCACTAGCAAAAGGGAGAGGGGAAATCATTACGGAACTCCCGGCCCCACCGACCTGCTGGGTCATTCTGGCTAAACCATTTATTGGAGTATCCACAGCAGAAGTTTACAGAAGACTCGATTTAAATGAAATTTCCCATCCGAATATTCCTGGTATGATTGCAGCTATTAATGAGCATGATTATGCGAATGTTTGCCGGAATGTAGGGAATGTCTTAGAAGATGTGACATTAAAAGCGTATCCGGTGGTAGCGCAAATTAAAGAGCAAATGAAGCGCTTTGGGGCTGATGCAGTATTAATGAGCGGGAGTGGACCAACCGTGTTTGGAATTGTCCAACATGATTCACGAATGCACCGGATTTATAATGGACTTCGAGGGTTTTGCGACCAAGTTTTTGCAGTCAGAATGTTGGGCGAACGGCATACACTTGATTAA
- the veg gene encoding biofilm formation stimulator Veg, producing the protein MPKTLADIKKALDSNLGKRLLLKANGGRRKTIERSGVLAETYPSVFVIELDQDENAFERVSYSYADVLTETVQITFYEEASGHVALS; encoded by the coding sequence ATGCCAAAAACTTTAGCCGATATTAAAAAGGCTCTCGACTCGAACTTAGGGAAAAGATTGTTACTCAAGGCAAACGGGGGACGTCGAAAAACAATCGAACGTTCCGGTGTATTAGCCGAAACGTACCCTTCAGTTTTCGTAATTGAATTAGATCAAGATGAAAATGCGTTTGAACGTGTTTCGTACAGTTATGCGGATGTATTAACGGAAACTGTTCAAATTACTTTCTATGAAGAAGCATCAGGACATGTAGCGTTAAGCTAA
- the rsmA gene encoding 16S rRNA (adenine(1518)-N(6)/adenine(1519)-N(6))-dimethyltransferase RsmA translates to MDKDIATPVRTRDILEKYGFSFKKSLGQNFLIDTNILKKIVSFANLTEKSGAIEIGPGIGALTEQLARASKKVTAFEIDQRLLPILEDTLSPYSNVKIIHQDVLKADVNAVLAEEMAGIEDVMVVANLPYYVTTPIIIKLLEDKLPIRGIVCMLQKEVADRISANPGTKDYGSLSIAIQYYTEAETVMIVPKTVFVPQPNVDSAVIRLTLRERPAVSVKDETFFFKVTKAAFAQRRKTLLNNLTSQLPNGKEKKEDIITSLTASGIEPSRRGETLSLAEFGRLSDELYKFFQ, encoded by the coding sequence ATGGATAAGGATATTGCAACCCCTGTAAGAACAAGGGACATTCTGGAGAAATACGGTTTTTCTTTTAAGAAAAGTCTAGGTCAGAATTTTTTAATTGATACAAATATATTAAAGAAGATCGTTAGTTTTGCTAATTTAACTGAAAAATCTGGAGCTATTGAAATTGGACCGGGAATCGGTGCACTGACAGAGCAGCTAGCACGGGCAAGCAAAAAGGTGACAGCCTTCGAAATTGATCAGCGATTATTGCCCATTTTAGAAGACACGCTATCACCATATTCTAACGTGAAAATAATACATCAAGATGTGCTTAAGGCAGATGTAAATGCAGTACTGGCAGAGGAGATGGCCGGTATAGAGGATGTTATGGTGGTAGCCAATTTGCCTTATTATGTGACAACCCCCATTATCATAAAACTTTTGGAGGACAAGCTGCCTATTCGCGGGATTGTTTGTATGCTTCAGAAGGAAGTGGCTGATCGCATTTCAGCTAATCCTGGAACAAAGGATTATGGCTCCTTGTCCATTGCCATTCAGTATTATACCGAAGCAGAAACTGTCATGATTGTTCCCAAAACCGTTTTTGTTCCGCAGCCAAATGTGGACTCTGCTGTTATTAGGCTTACTTTAAGAGAAAGGCCTGCAGTCAGTGTTAAGGATGAAACCTTCTTTTTTAAGGTGACAAAGGCTGCGTTTGCCCAAAGGAGAAAAACGCTGTTGAATAATTTAACAAGCCAGCTTCCAAACGGGAAAGAAAAGAAAGAAGACATTATCACATCCTTAACAGCAAGTGGCATCGAACCTTCCAGAAGGGGAGAAACATTATCTCTTGCTGAATTTGGCAGACTAAGTGACGAATTATATAAATTTTTTCAATAG
- the yabG gene encoding sporulation peptidase YabG, with amino-acid sequence MEIKIMDIVGRRSYNCDILFRVIDIRKIDDQNVAILYGEDFRLAADAPYNDLVVINQNDRMRMSREYQTLEEQSLKLFTQDVDLLRQRREYEATGGYVKPSNYFQIPGRVLHLDGDPSYLKKCMALYEKIGVPVLGIHCNEKEMPYKIGELIDYYRPDILVITGHDAYSKAKGKMSDLNAYRHSRHFVQTVKEARKKIPHLDQLVIFAGACQSHFESLIHAGANFASSPSRINIHALDPVYIVAKISFTPFMERINVWDVLRNTLTGEKGLGGIETKGVLRTGMPYNPLIEEEE; translated from the coding sequence GTGGAGATAAAAATAATGGATATCGTCGGCAGACGTTCATATAACTGTGATATTCTCTTTCGAGTAATTGATATACGCAAAATAGATGACCAGAATGTTGCCATTCTATATGGAGAGGATTTCCGGTTGGCAGCCGATGCACCATACAACGATTTGGTTGTTATTAATCAAAATGATCGTATGAGGATGTCTAGGGAATACCAGACACTTGAAGAGCAGTCGTTAAAGCTTTTTACTCAAGATGTGGATCTGCTGAGACAAAGGCGGGAATATGAGGCAACAGGTGGCTATGTAAAACCAAGTAATTATTTTCAGATACCGGGAAGGGTTCTTCATCTGGACGGAGACCCCTCATATTTAAAAAAGTGTATGGCATTATATGAGAAAATTGGGGTTCCTGTATTGGGCATTCATTGTAATGAAAAGGAAATGCCTTATAAAATTGGAGAGTTAATCGATTATTATCGTCCTGATATTTTGGTTATTACCGGCCATGATGCTTATTCAAAAGCAAAAGGTAAAATGAGCGACCTGAATGCTTACAGACATTCTCGGCATTTTGTGCAAACTGTCAAAGAGGCTCGGAAGAAAATCCCTCATCTAGATCAATTGGTTATTTTTGCAGGTGCTTGCCAGTCCCATTTTGAATCATTGATCCATGCGGGGGCCAATTTTGCCAGCTCTCCCTCCAGAATAAATATCCACGCTCTTGACCCTGTATATATTGTTGCAAAAATAAGTTTTACCCCTTTTATGGAACGAATTAATGTTTGGGACGTACTAAGAAATACATTAACAGGTGAAAAGGGGCTGGGAGGAATTGAGACAAAGGGAGTGTTAAGGACTGGGATGCCATATAATCCATTAATCGAAGAAGAAGAATAA
- the ridA gene encoding 2-iminobutanoate/2-iminopropanoate deaminase — protein sequence MKAVQTNQAPAAIGPYSQGIIVNNLFYSSGQIPLTAEGNMITGDIKEQTHQVFRNLQAVLAEAGASLETVVKTTVFIKDMNDFAALNEVYGEYFSTHKPARSCVEVARLPKDALVEIEVVALVK from the coding sequence ATGAAAGCAGTTCAAACAAATCAAGCACCGGCTGCCATCGGCCCGTACTCTCAAGGAATTATTGTAAATAATCTGTTTTATAGCTCTGGGCAAATTCCATTAACTGCAGAAGGAAATATGATTACCGGCGATATTAAAGAACAAACACACCAGGTATTTCGTAATTTGCAGGCTGTTTTGGCAGAGGCAGGTGCATCATTAGAAACTGTTGTAAAAACAACTGTTTTTATTAAAGATATGAATGACTTTGCTGCATTAAACGAAGTATACGGAGAATATTTTTCAACCCATAAACCTGCACGTTCCTGTGTAGAGGTAGCCCGTCTGCCGAAGGATGCTTTAGTAGAAATTGAAGTAGTAGCGCTCGTGAAATAA
- the rnmV gene encoding ribonuclease M5, whose translation MKIKEIIVVEGKDDTTAINRAVDADTIETNGSAVNQETIEKIKRAQGTRGVIVFTDPDYPGEKIRKTIAHQVPGCKHAFLPKEAALAKGNKGIGVEHASPEAIREALKDAQIMHEHIAEEITQEDLVTAGLIGGAGAKDRRILLGKLLKIGYTNGKQLHKRLMMFQVSKQEFAKALAVVRQEERNG comes from the coding sequence ATGAAGATTAAAGAAATTATTGTGGTGGAAGGCAAGGATGACACCACAGCAATCAATCGGGCAGTCGATGCTGATACAATTGAAACGAACGGCTCTGCGGTTAATCAAGAAACAATTGAAAAAATCAAAAGAGCACAAGGAACTAGAGGTGTGATTGTTTTTACTGATCCGGACTATCCTGGAGAAAAAATTAGAAAAACAATTGCCCATCAGGTGCCGGGCTGCAAACATGCTTTCTTACCGAAAGAAGCGGCATTGGCAAAAGGAAATAAAGGAATTGGTGTCGAACATGCCAGCCCCGAAGCCATCAGGGAAGCCCTAAAGGATGCTCAAATTATGCATGAACATATAGCTGAAGAAATTACTCAGGAGGATCTAGTAACTGCCGGCCTTATAGGCGGTGCAGGTGCAAAAGACCGGAGAATTCTGTTAGGAAAACTTCTGAAAATAGGTTATACAAACGGAAAGCAGCTTCATAAACGGTTAATGATGTTTCAAGTCAGCAAACAGGAATTTGCCAAAGCGCTTGCTGTTGTAAGACAGGAGGAACGAAATGGATAA